In one Thermosipho africanus Ob7 genomic region, the following are encoded:
- a CDS encoding proton-conducting transporter membrane subunit translates to MDSSSFYFILTNIVVTILVSFQLVKHGNENTYFFFSLLHPVLNLLFISHDLFNIYVLLETITLLITLLILSSEKFEHKLTALKYIFASSLAMSLYLIGVGMYYYVNGTFDILDINGFPGFLIKAALFSKSGIFLFGMWLPEVHSNVEPEVSAMLSSIYTQSALFPLLRISGENEFFIVGTITFLFGVFFSIISSDLKKILAYSSMSQIGLMLLNPFFAPLYVLSHGISKAILFLTTRYQKRDLRIKREVNILLFLTMLICLLSLSGFSLTLGGYVKGKMIHGLFSYLISFLSSIYAGKILKVKIDFRFEKKFVYLFLASLILIFPYFNLKSFVVILGMLVGFLLNINLDLSFTTETILTLMTFSVSIFSLFGGVIW, encoded by the coding sequence ATGGATTCTTCCTCTTTTTATTTTATTCTAACTAATATTGTAGTTACTATTTTAGTCTCTTTTCAACTGGTTAAACATGGAAATGAAAATACATATTTTTTCTTTTCACTTTTGCATCCAGTTTTGAATTTACTTTTTATTTCTCACGATTTATTTAATATTTATGTTTTGCTTGAAACAATAACTTTGCTAATAACTCTTTTAATACTGTCATCTGAAAAGTTTGAGCATAAACTTACTGCATTAAAATACATATTTGCAAGTTCTCTTGCAATGAGTCTTTATCTTATTGGAGTTGGTATGTATTATTATGTCAATGGTACTTTTGATATACTAGATATTAATGGTTTTCCAGGTTTTTTAATAAAGGCGGCTCTTTTTTCAAAATCTGGTATTTTTTTGTTTGGAATGTGGCTTCCTGAAGTTCATTCCAATGTTGAACCTGAGGTTTCTGCCATGCTTTCAAGTATATATACTCAATCTGCGCTTTTTCCACTACTTAGAATATCGGGTGAAAATGAGTTTTTTATTGTTGGGACAATAACATTTCTTTTTGGAGTGTTTTTTTCAATTATCTCTTCAGATTTAAAGAAGATTCTTGCCTATAGTTCAATGTCTCAAATTGGATTGATGCTCTTAAACCCATTTTTTGCACCTCTTTATGTCCTTTCTCATGGGATTTCTAAAGCAATACTATTTTTGACGACAAGATATCAAAAAAGAGATTTAAGAATAAAAAGGGAAGTTAATATTCTTTTATTTTTAACTATGCTTATTTGTTTGCTATCTCTTTCAGGTTTTTCCCTAACACTGGGTGGTTATGTAAAAGGTAAAATGATTCATGGATTGTTTTCATATTTAATTTCATTTTTATCTTCCATTTACGCAGGTAAGATTTTAAAAGTAAAAATTGATTTTAGATTTGAAAAAAAGTTTGTTTATTTGTTTTTAGCATCACTTATTTTAATTTTCCCATATTTTAACTTAAAGTCGTTTGTTGTAATTTTGGGAATGCTGGTAGGATTTTTGTTAAATATAAATTTAGATTTATCATTTACCACTGAGACTATATTGACTTTGATGACATTTTCTGTTTCTATCTTTTCACTCTTTGGAGGGGTTATATGGTAG
- a CDS encoding sodium:proton antiporter, translating to MVDFIPPFVIILLSIYGLLFKRHIISKVIALDVLNTGVVYLFVVIASKAGEYYPIKTEGVKSYADPFPQAVIITSIVIGFATLSLLLMISMLVVEKKRKTDIVKIEKD from the coding sequence ATGGTAGATTTTATACCACCATTTGTTATAATCTTACTTTCTATATACGGGCTTTTGTTTAAAAGACATATAATCTCGAAAGTTATAGCGTTGGATGTTTTAAATACTGGGGTTGTGTATTTGTTTGTTGTAATTGCTTCAAAAGCTGGTGAATACTATCCTATAAAGACTGAAGGAGTTAAAAGTTATGCCGATCCATTCCCACAAGCAGTTATTATTACCTCCATTGTTATTGGTTTTGCCACTCTTTCACTTCTTTTAATGATTAGCATGCTTGTTGTTGAGAAAAAGAGAAAAACAGACATTGTGAAAATCGAGAAAGATTAA